Proteins encoded together in one Catellatospora citrea window:
- a CDS encoding spermidine synthase codes for MPLIARPGEPIVAQVDAGTAALVPDAGRRDGWTLFVDDTAQSYVHLGDPTHLQFGYVRRIAAIIDAAAPAGAPLRVLHLGGGALTLPRYVEATRPGSTQRVIEYDRKLYALVRRVLPLPSCDLRVRIADACHAVAALKPDTFDLIITDIYQGDRMPTGATTAAFTVHVARALRPGGLYAANLLDTPTYTFTDAQTRAARAEFADVCLIADDDFDRRAGQHNVVLAAVTAPGPLPMAGLARGLNGPPRGRLMHGADLAGPISRTRPRPGSKSH; via the coding sequence ATGCCGCTGATCGCCCGGCCGGGTGAACCGATCGTGGCGCAGGTCGACGCGGGCACCGCCGCGCTGGTGCCCGATGCCGGCCGCCGGGACGGGTGGACGCTGTTCGTCGACGACACCGCCCAGTCCTACGTACACCTGGGCGACCCGACCCATCTGCAGTTCGGGTACGTGCGCCGCATCGCGGCGATCATCGACGCGGCCGCGCCGGCTGGGGCGCCACTGCGGGTCCTGCACCTGGGCGGCGGTGCGCTGACGCTCCCGCGCTACGTCGAGGCCACCCGGCCCGGCTCGACCCAACGGGTGATCGAGTACGACCGCAAGCTCTATGCCCTGGTCCGGCGGGTCCTCCCGTTACCGTCGTGCGACCTGCGGGTACGCATCGCCGACGCCTGCCACGCCGTGGCCGCGCTCAAGCCGGACACCTTCGACCTGATCATCACGGACATCTACCAGGGCGACCGGATGCCGACCGGCGCGACCACCGCCGCCTTCACCGTGCACGTGGCGCGCGCGCTGCGGCCCGGCGGCCTGTACGCGGCGAACCTGCTCGACACGCCCACCTACACCTTCACCGATGCGCAGACACGGGCGGCGCGGGCCGAGTTCGCCGACGTCTGCCTGATCGCCGACGACGACTTCGATCGGCGTGCCGGGCAGCACAACGTCGTCCTCGCCGCCGTCACCGCCCCCGGGCCGCTGCCCATGGCAGGTCTGGCCCGTGGACTGAACGGGCCGCCCCGGGGCCGCCTCATGCACGGTGCCGATCTGGCCGGCCCCATCAGCAGAACCCGCCCACGACCCGGTTCGAAAAGTCACTGA
- the pstS gene encoding phosphate ABC transporter substrate-binding protein PstS: MSRLVVWLLVPAILLTQAVLSGCGRAGGSPTVADAYTLSSPFEGSGASLPDAYYQAVIAAFKEVAPEVTVSYDAIGSAAGKREFAQRLTDFAGTDSAVTDADAITPGTFVRLPTVAAPVTIAYTLAGVDGLRLRPDTIARIFQRDIRHWRDPRIVADNPGVPLPDLEITVVRRADGSGTTDNFTRYLVAAAPSWRLGSGDSISWPADTQAGERNTGVARLIQHDAGSIGYLDLRDAMQAGLATAAVRNRDGRFVEPTIEAATTALAAARVHGDMTYDVLDAPGVGAYPITALSYLLVRTSYGDVAKAELAKRFLTYLLNDGQALAADVSFAPLPEVLRQQALAQLDKIRG, translated from the coding sequence ATGTCGCGTCTGGTGGTATGGCTGCTGGTGCCCGCGATCCTGCTGACGCAGGCCGTGCTGTCCGGCTGCGGTCGCGCGGGCGGCAGCCCCACCGTCGCCGATGCGTACACGCTGTCCAGCCCGTTCGAGGGCTCGGGCGCCAGCCTGCCCGACGCCTACTACCAGGCGGTGATCGCAGCTTTCAAGGAGGTCGCACCCGAGGTCACCGTCAGCTACGACGCCATCGGCTCGGCTGCCGGCAAGCGGGAGTTCGCGCAGCGCCTGACGGACTTCGCCGGCACGGACAGCGCCGTGACCGACGCCGACGCGATCACGCCGGGCACGTTCGTGCGACTGCCGACGGTCGCGGCGCCGGTCACGATCGCCTACACGCTTGCCGGTGTGGACGGACTACGGCTGAGGCCGGACACCATCGCCAGGATCTTTCAGCGCGACATCAGACATTGGCGCGATCCGAGGATCGTGGCCGACAATCCGGGGGTGCCGCTACCGGATCTGGAGATCACGGTCGTGCGCCGTGCCGACGGCTCCGGCACCACCGACAACTTCACCAGGTACCTCGTCGCGGCGGCGCCGTCCTGGAGGCTGGGCAGCGGCGACAGCATCTCCTGGCCGGCCGACACGCAGGCGGGTGAACGCAACACCGGCGTCGCCCGGCTGATCCAGCACGATGCCGGGTCCATCGGCTACCTGGACCTGCGTGACGCCATGCAGGCGGGGCTCGCCACGGCCGCGGTGCGCAACAGGGACGGCCGGTTCGTCGAGCCGACGATCGAGGCCGCGACGACGGCACTGGCCGCGGCCCGGGTCCATGGCGACATGACCTACGACGTGCTCGACGCCCCGGGCGTCGGCGCGTACCCGATCACGGCGCTGAGCTACCTGCTGGTCCGCACGAGCTACGGCGATGTCGCCAAGGCAGAGCTCGCCAAGCGGTTCCTCACCTATCTGCTCAACGACGGCCAGGCGCTCGCCGCTGACGTGAGTTTCGCCCCGCTGCCGGAGGTCCTGCGGCAACAGGCGCTGGCGCAGCTGGACAAGATCAGGGGCTGA
- a CDS encoding zinc-dependent alcohol dehydrogenase family protein: MRALVAGKIGEPSDVLRLESRPVPAPEARQALVRVKATPIHASDLHVLRGRYGFTPRFPAVGGNMECVGWVEALGPDCAGLRIGERVVVVAVPAVPGPEVAGTWQEYLVADPWRLVPIPDGLSDSSACQLAVNPLTALLLVTRELDVQPGEWLLQTAAGSTVGRLIIALSRHLGIRTINVVRRRDAVDEIKALGGDEVICTQDEDLLQRVAEIAGPGGVRKAVDCVAGVVGAQVSQALAPGGEVVVYGALSTHRQTDPAALTIPLSARSLIYETKAVRGFWLNRWFGTASPEQVLRALSEVRGLVTDDVLAIPEGQPFPLERFTEAVALAEAPAHGTKPLFVFEDVR, from the coding sequence ATGCGCGCGCTCGTAGCCGGAAAGATCGGCGAGCCTTCCGACGTCCTTCGGCTGGAATCGCGACCTGTGCCCGCACCGGAAGCCCGTCAGGCGCTGGTCCGCGTGAAGGCGACTCCGATTCATGCCAGTGACTTGCATGTGCTGCGCGGCCGCTACGGCTTCACCCCACGATTTCCCGCCGTCGGCGGCAACATGGAATGCGTGGGCTGGGTCGAGGCCCTGGGCCCGGACTGCGCGGGACTGAGGATCGGCGAGCGCGTGGTGGTCGTGGCGGTCCCCGCAGTGCCCGGGCCCGAGGTCGCCGGCACCTGGCAGGAATACCTCGTCGCCGACCCCTGGCGGCTCGTGCCGATTCCCGACGGCCTGAGCGACTCCAGCGCCTGCCAACTCGCGGTCAACCCGCTGACCGCGCTGCTGCTCGTGACGCGCGAACTCGACGTGCAGCCGGGTGAATGGCTGTTGCAGACGGCCGCGGGCTCCACCGTCGGCCGGCTGATCATTGCGCTGTCCAGGCATCTGGGTATTCGCACGATCAACGTGGTGCGGCGGCGCGACGCCGTCGACGAGATCAAGGCGCTCGGTGGTGACGAGGTCATCTGCACGCAGGACGAGGACCTCCTACAGCGCGTGGCCGAGATCGCCGGACCGGGCGGCGTGCGCAAGGCCGTCGACTGTGTCGCAGGCGTCGTGGGCGCCCAGGTATCCCAGGCGCTGGCCCCCGGCGGGGAGGTCGTGGTCTACGGCGCGCTGTCCACCCATCGACAGACCGATCCGGCGGCGCTGACGATCCCGCTGTCGGCACGGTCGCTCATCTACGAGACCAAGGCGGTCCGCGGCTTCTGGCTGAACCGATGGTTCGGCACCGCCTCACCTGAGCAGGTGCTCCGCGCGCTGTCCGAGGTCCGCGGTCTCGTCACCGACGACGTGCTGGCCATCCCCGAAGGTCAGCCGTTCCCGCTCGAACGTTTCACCGAAGCCGTCGCGCTCGCCGAGGCACCCGCACACGGCACCAAACCACTCTTCGTCTTCGAGGACGTCCGGTAG